One genomic segment of Vicia villosa cultivar HV-30 ecotype Madison, WI unplaced genomic scaffold, Vvil1.0 ctg.001117F_1_1_3, whole genome shotgun sequence includes these proteins:
- the LOC131633352 gene encoding uncharacterized protein LOC131633352 — MTSPTLFRKLQEYETELGRLQKHESLDSKSKGIALKVDSINDDPPMEDENFMLLVKQLGKFFGKNNKSSHVKRKNHFKKKEASTSTQDVTCYECGKKGHIKPDCPKLSKNGGVKGKKEFKNKKAYVAWEDNEISSSSDSDSDESMLEDHIKSMVSR, encoded by the exons ATGACTTCCCCAACATTATTtagaaaacttcaagaatacgaaacagaactcggaagacttcAAAAGCATGAAAGTTTAGATtcaaaatccaaaggcattgcttTGAAAGTAGATTCTATAAACGATGATCCACCGATGGAAGATGAAAATTTCATGCTCCTTGTTAAACAACTTGGTAAGTTCTTtggtaaaaataataaatcatctCATGTAAAAAGAAAGAACCACTTCAAGAAAAAGGAGGCTTCCACTTCAACACAAGATGTCACATGTTATGAATGTGGTAAAAAAGGTCATATAAAACCAGATTGTCCAAAACTCTCCAAGAATGGTGGTGTCAAAGGCAAAAAGGAATTCAAGAATAAAAAGGCCTATgttgcatgggaagataatgagatAAGTTCATCATCCGATTCGGATAGCgacgaaa gtatgcttgaagaccacatCAAATCAATGGTATCTCGATAG